From Lytechinus variegatus isolate NC3 chromosome 16, Lvar_3.0, whole genome shotgun sequence, the proteins below share one genomic window:
- the LOC121430123 gene encoding uncharacterized protein LOC121430123: MNSLTSALMLICILHYWTYNADARALGPRAPFVASGQSVDGDVYLDVDDDDGTDHGRDALTKYIRQGQHPKEERVNGARKLYNDTKNNALQKPIIPLALNTKPEKTP, translated from the exons ATGAATTCATTGACATCAGCTTTAATGTTGATATGCATTCTACATTATTGGACTTACAATGCTGACGCCAGAGCACTAG GTCCAAGGGCTCCATTTGTGGCATCCGGTCAGTCTGTTGATGGTGACGTCTATCTCGATGTCGACGACGATGACGGTACTGATCATGGACGAGATGCCTTGACAAAGTATATAAGACAGGGACAACACCCGAAGGAGGAAAGAGTCAATGG AGCACGGAAACTATATAATGATACCAAGAACAATGCGCTTCAGAAACCAATCATCCCTCTTGCACTGAACACCAAACCAGAGAAAACACCTTGA
- the LOC121429437 gene encoding transcription factor Dp-1-like isoform X2 encodes MEPSASLTSLWGPEGHGSPLKSQPSTPSKSLGKDILGEEVTSFYEDAGLGGIAREAKLIDPSGTLRSDGNLQQVTRVVQLPQLISPKPSPMKTTTQILPKVATIVTTTNVNALPVILTPQRQVLATGSPSQSQTFTPVALQSPSWTSGSSQKRRGDFSDEFDNSKRKKRENQKESKGLRHFSMKVCEKVQQKGITSYNEVAEELVREFSQPAHQFLPSESHQYDQKNIRRRVYDALNVLMAMNIISKEKKEIKWIGLPTNSRQECDKLETEKRKRLESIRQKKSQLQELLLQQIAFKNLVTRNKRLEDTGASPPTSNSAIHLPYIIVNTSKKTVIDCSISNDKYEYLFNFNDTFQIHDDIEVLKRMGMAYGLEKGQCTLSDLERAKTMIPKTLEPYLAEMAQQSQSTSSTTIIAGPSGIHTQSASKPHLPGDPQFSPLAVPLSHSVDAEVALATADLAISQSSSLSSYSDAGPSRGATDTPSSLLDTDSDESSRESFQV; translated from the exons GTCATGGTAGCCCATTGAAGTCGCAACCCTCGACACCTTCAAAGTCTCTAGGTAAAGATATCCTTGGTGAAGAGGTGACAAGCTTTTATGAAGATGCTGGCCTTGGAGGCATTGCACGAGAG GCAAAGTTGATTGACCCTTCTGGCACACTGAGAAGTGATGGCAATCTCCAACAAGTCACAAGAG TTGTTCAACTTCCTCAGTTAATCTCACCTAAACCCTCCCCCATGAAGACCACCACCCAGATACTACCCAAAGTGGCAACCATCGTCACGACAACCAATGTTAACGCACTTCCAGTG ATCCTCACCCCTCAGAGGCAAGTCTTAGCAACTGGGAGTCCAAGTCAATCACAAACTTTCACACCTGTTGCTTTACAATCACCAAGTTGGACGTC aGGGTCATCACAGAAAAGAAGGGGTGATTTTTCAGATGAATTTGATAA TAGcaagaggaagaagagggagAATCAGAAAGAATCAAAGGGTCTCCGTCACTTCTCCATGAAGgtttgtgagaaagtacagcaGAAAGGCATCACATCGTATAATGAAGTTGCAGAGGAGCTCGTCAGAGAATTTAGTCAGCCAGCACACCAATTCTTACCATCAGAATCG CATCAGTATGATCAGAAAAACATCAGGCGGCGGGTCTACGATGCCCTCAATGTTCTCATGGCGATGAACATCAtctcaaaagaaaagaaagagattaAATGGATTGGTTTGCCAACCAACTCAAGGCAAGAATGTGACAAGTTAGAAACAGAGAAGAGGAAAAGATTAGAGAGTATAAGGCAAAAGAAATCACAGCTTCAGGAACTCCTCTTACAG CAAATTGCTTTCAAGAACCTGGTAACGAGGAACAAAAGGTTAGAAGACACAGGAGCAAGTCCGCCTACCAGTAACTCAGCCATCCACTTACCTTATATTATTGTCAACACAAGCAAAAAGACTGTCATTGACTGTAGCATATCAAATGATAA GTATGAGTATCTTTTCAACTTCAATGACACCTTTCAAATCCATGATGACATTGAGGTATTAAAGCGAATGGGTATGGCGTATGGACTTGAGAAAGGTCAATGTACTCTTAGTGATCTAGAGAGAGCCAAGACAATGATACCCAAGACATTAGAACCTTACCTTGCAG aaatggCCCAACAGAGCCAGAGCACGTCGAGTACAACAATCATCGCAGGACCAAGTGGTATCCATACCCAGAGTGCTTCAAAGCCTCACCTACCTGGTGATCCTCAGTTCTCACCCCTTGCTGTTCCGCTCTCACATTCTGTTGATGCAGAG GTTGCCTTAGCAACCGCTGACCTGGCCATCTCCCAATCATCGAGTTTAAGTTCCTACTCGGACGCAGGCCCATCACGAGGTGCTACCGACACGCCCAGCTCGTTACTCGACACCGACAGTGACGAATCAAGTCGCGAATCATTCCAAGTCTAA
- the LOC121429437 gene encoding transcription factor Dp-1-like isoform X1 — MEPSASLTSLWGPEGHGSPLKSQPSTPSKSLGKDILGEEVTSFYEDAGLGGIAREAKLIDPSGTLRSDGNLQQVTRVVQLPQLISPKPSPMKTTTQILPKVATIVTTTNVNALPVILTPQRQVLATGSPSQSQTFTPVALQSPSWTSGSSQKRRGDFSDEFDNSSKRKKRENQKESKGLRHFSMKVCEKVQQKGITSYNEVAEELVREFSQPAHQFLPSESHQYDQKNIRRRVYDALNVLMAMNIISKEKKEIKWIGLPTNSRQECDKLETEKRKRLESIRQKKSQLQELLLQQIAFKNLVTRNKRLEDTGASPPTSNSAIHLPYIIVNTSKKTVIDCSISNDKYEYLFNFNDTFQIHDDIEVLKRMGMAYGLEKGQCTLSDLERAKTMIPKTLEPYLAEMAQQSQSTSSTTIIAGPSGIHTQSASKPHLPGDPQFSPLAVPLSHSVDAEVALATADLAISQSSSLSSYSDAGPSRGATDTPSSLLDTDSDESSRESFQV; from the exons GTCATGGTAGCCCATTGAAGTCGCAACCCTCGACACCTTCAAAGTCTCTAGGTAAAGATATCCTTGGTGAAGAGGTGACAAGCTTTTATGAAGATGCTGGCCTTGGAGGCATTGCACGAGAG GCAAAGTTGATTGACCCTTCTGGCACACTGAGAAGTGATGGCAATCTCCAACAAGTCACAAGAG TTGTTCAACTTCCTCAGTTAATCTCACCTAAACCCTCCCCCATGAAGACCACCACCCAGATACTACCCAAAGTGGCAACCATCGTCACGACAACCAATGTTAACGCACTTCCAGTG ATCCTCACCCCTCAGAGGCAAGTCTTAGCAACTGGGAGTCCAAGTCAATCACAAACTTTCACACCTGTTGCTTTACAATCACCAAGTTGGACGTC aGGGTCATCACAGAAAAGAAGGGGTGATTTTTCAGATGAATTTGATAA TAGTAGcaagaggaagaagagggagAATCAGAAAGAATCAAAGGGTCTCCGTCACTTCTCCATGAAGgtttgtgagaaagtacagcaGAAAGGCATCACATCGTATAATGAAGTTGCAGAGGAGCTCGTCAGAGAATTTAGTCAGCCAGCACACCAATTCTTACCATCAGAATCG CATCAGTATGATCAGAAAAACATCAGGCGGCGGGTCTACGATGCCCTCAATGTTCTCATGGCGATGAACATCAtctcaaaagaaaagaaagagattaAATGGATTGGTTTGCCAACCAACTCAAGGCAAGAATGTGACAAGTTAGAAACAGAGAAGAGGAAAAGATTAGAGAGTATAAGGCAAAAGAAATCACAGCTTCAGGAACTCCTCTTACAG CAAATTGCTTTCAAGAACCTGGTAACGAGGAACAAAAGGTTAGAAGACACAGGAGCAAGTCCGCCTACCAGTAACTCAGCCATCCACTTACCTTATATTATTGTCAACACAAGCAAAAAGACTGTCATTGACTGTAGCATATCAAATGATAA GTATGAGTATCTTTTCAACTTCAATGACACCTTTCAAATCCATGATGACATTGAGGTATTAAAGCGAATGGGTATGGCGTATGGACTTGAGAAAGGTCAATGTACTCTTAGTGATCTAGAGAGAGCCAAGACAATGATACCCAAGACATTAGAACCTTACCTTGCAG aaatggCCCAACAGAGCCAGAGCACGTCGAGTACAACAATCATCGCAGGACCAAGTGGTATCCATACCCAGAGTGCTTCAAAGCCTCACCTACCTGGTGATCCTCAGTTCTCACCCCTTGCTGTTCCGCTCTCACATTCTGTTGATGCAGAG GTTGCCTTAGCAACCGCTGACCTGGCCATCTCCCAATCATCGAGTTTAAGTTCCTACTCGGACGCAGGCCCATCACGAGGTGCTACCGACACGCCCAGCTCGTTACTCGACACCGACAGTGACGAATCAAGTCGCGAATCATTCCAAGTCTAA
- the LOC121429437 gene encoding transcription factor Dp-2-like isoform X3 — translation MKTTTQILPKVATIVTTTNVNALPVILTPQRQVLATGSPSQSQTFTPVALQSPSWTSGSSQKRRGDFSDEFDNSSKRKKRENQKESKGLRHFSMKVCEKVQQKGITSYNEVAEELVREFSQPAHQFLPSESHQYDQKNIRRRVYDALNVLMAMNIISKEKKEIKWIGLPTNSRQECDKLETEKRKRLESIRQKKSQLQELLLQQIAFKNLVTRNKRLEDTGASPPTSNSAIHLPYIIVNTSKKTVIDCSISNDKYEYLFNFNDTFQIHDDIEVLKRMGMAYGLEKGQCTLSDLERAKTMIPKTLEPYLAEMAQQSQSTSSTTIIAGPSGIHTQSASKPHLPGDPQFSPLAVPLSHSVDAEVALATADLAISQSSSLSSYSDAGPSRGATDTPSSLLDTDSDESSRESFQV, via the exons ATGAAGACCACCACCCAGATACTACCCAAAGTGGCAACCATCGTCACGACAACCAATGTTAACGCACTTCCAGTG ATCCTCACCCCTCAGAGGCAAGTCTTAGCAACTGGGAGTCCAAGTCAATCACAAACTTTCACACCTGTTGCTTTACAATCACCAAGTTGGACGTC aGGGTCATCACAGAAAAGAAGGGGTGATTTTTCAGATGAATTTGATAA TAGTAGcaagaggaagaagagggagAATCAGAAAGAATCAAAGGGTCTCCGTCACTTCTCCATGAAGgtttgtgagaaagtacagcaGAAAGGCATCACATCGTATAATGAAGTTGCAGAGGAGCTCGTCAGAGAATTTAGTCAGCCAGCACACCAATTCTTACCATCAGAATCG CATCAGTATGATCAGAAAAACATCAGGCGGCGGGTCTACGATGCCCTCAATGTTCTCATGGCGATGAACATCAtctcaaaagaaaagaaagagattaAATGGATTGGTTTGCCAACCAACTCAAGGCAAGAATGTGACAAGTTAGAAACAGAGAAGAGGAAAAGATTAGAGAGTATAAGGCAAAAGAAATCACAGCTTCAGGAACTCCTCTTACAG CAAATTGCTTTCAAGAACCTGGTAACGAGGAACAAAAGGTTAGAAGACACAGGAGCAAGTCCGCCTACCAGTAACTCAGCCATCCACTTACCTTATATTATTGTCAACACAAGCAAAAAGACTGTCATTGACTGTAGCATATCAAATGATAA GTATGAGTATCTTTTCAACTTCAATGACACCTTTCAAATCCATGATGACATTGAGGTATTAAAGCGAATGGGTATGGCGTATGGACTTGAGAAAGGTCAATGTACTCTTAGTGATCTAGAGAGAGCCAAGACAATGATACCCAAGACATTAGAACCTTACCTTGCAG aaatggCCCAACAGAGCCAGAGCACGTCGAGTACAACAATCATCGCAGGACCAAGTGGTATCCATACCCAGAGTGCTTCAAAGCCTCACCTACCTGGTGATCCTCAGTTCTCACCCCTTGCTGTTCCGCTCTCACATTCTGTTGATGCAGAG GTTGCCTTAGCAACCGCTGACCTGGCCATCTCCCAATCATCGAGTTTAAGTTCCTACTCGGACGCAGGCCCATCACGAGGTGCTACCGACACGCCCAGCTCGTTACTCGACACCGACAGTGACGAATCAAGTCGCGAATCATTCCAAGTCTAA